In Arthrobacter ramosus, one DNA window encodes the following:
- a CDS encoding enoyl-CoA hydratase/isomerase family protein — protein MSFATFTQHDQLGEIVIDSPPSNLFSSELLRDITSSIEQAAGSDARALLLRAEGDDFSAGADVSIFVGIGEVQAVALQAMVLRLIHSLENLPFPTLALIQGQCYAGALELCLACDLIWAAEGSQIGQIEAVAGGIPYAGGTQRIASRIGVTRAAEMVLTAAIFPPETLASWGLINRVLSKDRLATEGRDFAEALAHGPTRAYATTKQLLHTWRSGGVTAADQVSKDLGPGVMQSEDLQNGIVSLQQDGPGHAVFNGR, from the coding sequence ATGTCGTTCGCAACGTTTACGCAACACGACCAGCTCGGTGAGATCGTCATCGACAGTCCTCCGTCGAACTTGTTCAGCTCCGAGCTGCTTCGGGATATTACTTCCTCGATCGAACAAGCGGCGGGGAGCGACGCTCGCGCTCTGCTCCTTAGGGCCGAAGGCGACGACTTCTCGGCGGGCGCGGACGTGTCGATCTTCGTGGGCATTGGCGAGGTCCAGGCCGTCGCCCTTCAGGCCATGGTGCTGCGGCTGATCCATTCTCTGGAGAACCTGCCGTTCCCTACCCTGGCCCTTATCCAGGGTCAGTGCTACGCCGGCGCCCTTGAGCTGTGTCTCGCCTGTGACCTGATCTGGGCTGCCGAGGGCAGTCAGATTGGACAGATTGAGGCGGTTGCGGGCGGCATCCCGTATGCCGGGGGCACGCAGCGCATCGCGTCGCGGATCGGTGTAACGCGGGCTGCGGAGATGGTCTTGACCGCGGCAATCTTCCCGCCCGAGACCCTCGCATCGTGGGGGCTCATCAACCGGGTGCTGTCAAAGGATCGCCTGGCCACGGAGGGCCGTGATTTCGCGGAGGCACTCGCGCACGGACCCACTCGCGCTTACGCGACGACCAAACAACTTCTCCACACCTGGCGTTCCGGTGGAGTGACCGCGGCCGACCAGGTCAGCAAGGACCTGGGACCGGGAGTGATGCAGAGTGAGGACCTGCAGAACGGCATCGTGAGCCTTCAGCAAGACGGCCCTGGGCACGCAGTCTTCAACGGCCGCTGA
- a CDS encoding enoyl-CoA hydratase/isomerase family protein, giving the protein MQFWSTERRGAVEIATFSNPPYNYLDKAVIDELEQLVDDWREPSIRAVIIQSRPEDAGFFTQYSVEELAGLASDPAASRYAGALVRGYKVIFDRMTALPKVVIAAMNGDAMGGGFELTLACDLRIGERGDYRYGNPEVRAGVVPGAGGTQRVTRLVGLARALDWVLRGRIVRPEVALELGLIHELVDDAPARALSLAEELACLPPMAVANAKRSLYLGADSSLQAAFEVENMNWTEVVQSDDAKVALNDFLSVDPAARRDWFESENSKNYPEYSGH; this is encoded by the coding sequence ATGCAGTTCTGGTCCACCGAACGTCGAGGCGCCGTCGAGATCGCTACGTTCTCGAACCCGCCATACAACTACCTCGACAAGGCGGTGATTGACGAACTCGAGCAGCTGGTCGACGACTGGCGCGAGCCGTCGATCCGGGCCGTCATCATCCAATCTCGGCCAGAGGACGCAGGCTTCTTCACGCAATACAGCGTTGAGGAGCTGGCTGGCCTGGCGAGCGACCCCGCCGCCTCGCGCTACGCCGGCGCACTCGTGCGCGGGTACAAGGTGATCTTCGACCGCATGACGGCCTTGCCGAAGGTCGTCATTGCGGCGATGAACGGAGACGCCATGGGAGGCGGATTCGAACTGACCCTGGCCTGCGACTTGCGGATCGGAGAGCGAGGAGACTACCGCTACGGGAATCCCGAGGTCCGCGCCGGCGTCGTCCCCGGCGCCGGCGGAACACAGAGGGTGACGCGACTCGTTGGCTTGGCTCGGGCGCTCGACTGGGTGCTTCGCGGACGCATCGTGAGGCCCGAGGTCGCCCTGGAGCTCGGACTCATACATGAGCTGGTCGATGACGCGCCTGCCCGCGCCCTGTCCCTCGCTGAGGAGCTGGCCTGTCTGCCCCCGATGGCCGTGGCGAACGCCAAGAGGTCTCTCTACCTCGGCGCGGATTCAAGCTTGCAAGCGGCCTTTGAGGTCGAGAACATGAACTGGACCGAGGTCGTGCAGTCCGACGACGCGAAGGTCGCGCTGAACGACTTCTTGAGCGTTGATCCTGCGGCTCGACGCGACTGGTTCGAATCCGAGAACTCTAAGAACTATCCCGAGTACTCGGGCCATTAG
- a CDS encoding enoyl-CoA hydratase/isomerase family protein: MSDYGQFQSLAIDRVSDGVLRIMIDGPDLNAVSPQMHRDLADIWPVIDKDESVRAVLVRGAGERAFSAGGSFDMIEAMTEDWRARTQGMREARDLVRNMVECSVPVVSAINGPAVGAGLVVAMLADISVAGRRAKIIDGHVRLGVAAGDHAALVWPLMCGMAKAKYYLLMNEVLTGEEAERIGMVSLCVDDEQVQARALEIAEALAAGAPTAQRWTKQALNGWYRQAMPLFDASLGLEFYGFGGPEVLEGLASHREKRPPTF, from the coding sequence GTGAGCGACTACGGACAGTTTCAGAGCCTGGCCATCGATCGAGTCTCAGACGGCGTGTTGCGCATCATGATCGACGGTCCAGATCTGAACGCCGTAAGCCCTCAGATGCACCGCGACCTCGCTGACATCTGGCCTGTCATCGACAAGGACGAATCAGTGCGCGCCGTGCTGGTCCGAGGCGCCGGGGAGCGGGCATTCTCGGCAGGAGGCAGCTTCGACATGATCGAAGCGATGACCGAGGACTGGCGCGCGCGCACCCAAGGGATGCGGGAGGCGCGCGATCTGGTCCGCAACATGGTCGAGTGCTCGGTGCCCGTGGTCTCGGCCATCAACGGACCCGCCGTCGGGGCCGGGCTCGTCGTGGCAATGCTTGCTGATATCTCGGTAGCCGGGCGCCGCGCCAAGATCATCGACGGGCATGTGCGCTTGGGTGTGGCCGCCGGCGACCACGCGGCCCTCGTGTGGCCACTGATGTGCGGCATGGCCAAGGCGAAGTACTATCTCCTCATGAACGAGGTTCTGACCGGCGAGGAGGCCGAGCGGATCGGCATGGTCTCGCTGTGTGTGGACGACGAGCAAGTCCAGGCTCGCGCACTCGAGATCGCCGAGGCCCTCGCCGCAGGCGCACCCACGGCGCAGCGGTGGACCAAGCAGGCCTTGAACGGTTGGTACCGGCAGGCCATGCCGCTCTTCGATGCCTCCCTTGGTCTGGAGTTCTACGGCTTCGGAGGCCCCGAGGTGCTCGAGGGACTGGCCTCCCACCGGGAGAAGCGCCCACCCACGTTCTAA
- a CDS encoding LysR family transcriptional regulator: protein MQQLELFLAVAEALHFGRATQRLHIAQPPLSRIIKRLEPHLGAHLFDRTTRSVILASAGEAPGGASPVRSGQLCGPRGGRGVRGGWGSLVLHRILLWEASVVLFENTLSRSRPHPSRTTCGEQALRAVLDRDLDLAIVRLENPCRDCAIPRLAGRVGLRNAPADDFRPAFRHPGRGDHSRDCGRQVSAGDGRRYAQTHQWKRGLSPNRFCSSLTPRQRSPPATPSSRTTRRR from the coding sequence GTGCAACAACTCGAGCTATTCCTTGCGGTTGCGGAAGCGCTCCATTTCGGCCGGGCCACCCAACGCCTTCACATCGCCCAGCCGCCGTTGAGTCGCATTATCAAGCGGCTCGAGCCCCATCTCGGCGCACACCTCTTCGACCGGACGACCCGAAGCGTTATCCTGGCCAGCGCAGGCGAAGCCCCTGGTGGAGCCAGCCCAGTACGTAGTGGACAGCTTTGCGGGCCGCGCGGCGGGCGGGGAGTTCGCGGGGGGTGGGGTTCGCTGGTCCTTCATCGCATACTGTTGTGGGAAGCCTCAGTCGTGTTGTTCGAGAACACGCTGTCCCGGAGTCGACCTCATCCTTCGCGCACGACTTGCGGGGAACAGGCACTTCGCGCCGTTCTCGACCGCGACCTGGACCTCGCCATCGTCCGTCTGGAGAATCCGTGCCGGGACTGCGCAATCCCGCGCTTGGCCGGACGAGTTGGCCTTCGCAACGCACCAGCGGACGATTTCCGCCCAGCGTTCCGGCATCCTGGCCGAGGAGATCATTCCCGTGACTGTGGCCGCCAAGTGAGCGCGGGCGATGGTCGTCGATATGCGCAGACACATCAGTGGAAACGCGGGCTAAGCCCAAACCGGTTCTGCTCGAGTCTGACGCCGAGGCAACGGTCACCGCCGGCAACGCCATCGTCCAGAACGACGAGGCGGCGGTGA
- a CDS encoding sugar ABC transporter substrate-binding protein codes for MQHKLDWQASATSAQRARSRALLSILGVAAALALAACGNGSGSGQAASDSKRIAVFQPTNTNNYTVTEIKGAVDAAKSNGYEVDVFDSEFDAAKQASQVQQATDAKRYDGFVIMASGAPGTVCTQIQNAMRAGIRVAMINQPACDPAYGQNEYANPMKGTSFTGWQSPKLFQEYFEAAFKANPEGGEYAVIAPPAAHQNFGRVKAALDAVAAKHPQWTSVGFVPGDYLTNTALAKTAGVIAAHPNLKLLFSLYSGMTDGAYAALSSAGHADTVKIIDWVSEVQGYARIKSGVYQIGFTGLPYEEGYRGTQSVIAQITGKDEFQGVPAFGFIDLSKDPKVAKLGFEVKATNVEQFQNAGFPELPDQPATLKVANPF; via the coding sequence TTGCAGCACAAACTCGATTGGCAAGCTTCAGCGACGTCTGCCCAGAGAGCGCGATCGCGCGCGCTCCTCTCAATACTGGGTGTTGCGGCTGCGCTCGCACTGGCGGCTTGCGGCAACGGCTCCGGCTCGGGCCAAGCGGCCAGCGATTCCAAGCGGATCGCGGTCTTCCAGCCGACGAACACAAATAACTACACCGTCACCGAGATCAAGGGCGCCGTTGATGCGGCGAAGTCCAACGGCTACGAGGTCGACGTCTTTGACTCCGAGTTCGACGCAGCAAAGCAGGCCAGCCAGGTTCAGCAGGCTACCGACGCGAAGCGGTATGACGGTTTCGTGATCATGGCGAGCGGCGCCCCGGGCACGGTCTGCACGCAGATCCAGAACGCGATGCGAGCTGGGATTCGTGTCGCGATGATCAACCAGCCCGCATGCGATCCCGCGTACGGGCAGAACGAGTATGCGAATCCGATGAAGGGCACCTCCTTCACCGGGTGGCAATCGCCCAAGCTTTTCCAGGAGTACTTCGAAGCCGCCTTCAAGGCCAACCCCGAGGGCGGAGAGTACGCGGTAATCGCCCCGCCAGCGGCGCACCAGAACTTCGGCCGGGTCAAGGCTGCGCTGGACGCCGTCGCCGCCAAGCACCCGCAGTGGACCAGCGTCGGCTTCGTTCCGGGTGACTACCTGACGAACACCGCGCTGGCGAAGACCGCCGGAGTGATCGCCGCTCACCCAAACCTGAAGCTCCTCTTCAGCCTCTACTCCGGGATGACGGACGGCGCTTACGCAGCGCTCAGCTCCGCGGGGCACGCCGACACTGTGAAGATCATCGACTGGGTGTCGGAGGTGCAGGGCTATGCACGGATCAAGAGCGGCGTCTACCAGATCGGCTTCACGGGCCTTCCCTACGAAGAGGGATATCGGGGGACCCAGTCGGTCATCGCGCAGATCACCGGAAAGGACGAGTTCCAGGGTGTCCCGGCATTCGGATTCATCGATTTGAGTAAGGATCCGAAGGTGGCGAAGCTTGGCTTCGAAGTGAAAGCGACGAACGTTGAGCAGTTTCAGAATGCGGGGTTCCCGGAGCTGCCCGATCAGCCTGCGACCCTGAAGGTCGCCAACCCGTTCTAA
- a CDS encoding sugar ABC transporter ATP-binding protein, whose product MNAESSPAVRLRAVSRAYPGVVALRDFNLTVLPGTVTALVGENGAGKSTVVRVLSGAERPSHGTVEVGGQDTTGQGPARARRAGVRVVHQELLTVPAMTALDNVFLGQPILRFGTLFDTRRMQRRYAELAAMLDVRIPANKSARALSVAEAQSLEIMRALQGKAKVLVLDEPTASIPLGERRRLYEIVRELKRRGVAIIYISHDLDEVLDVSDTVAVLRGGVKIDEKPADGWTKPALIRAMLGRTPQAGIKGGAGQLPLRSNEPALEVQRLRVSPQSAELNFSVQRGEIVGLAGLVGSGRSTILACLAGLRGPSAGTLRVSGQAVRWPGSPAAARRCGIVLAPEDRKHQGLVLSLPTADNLDLPTMRTSSRFFIRSDREALKRAASSAAQVGLPSIMLRRRALNLSGGNQQKAVLGKWISEGAPVFLVDEPTRGVDVGAKQEIYSVLRKLADTGAAVIFVSSELEEVLEHSDRVLAVRNGAIVRDFGYSVPDSHTLLAALFGQDPEPEASPAENEIAPSRANERTSK is encoded by the coding sequence ATGAATGCTGAAAGCTCCCCCGCCGTCCGGCTTCGAGCGGTGTCCCGCGCATATCCGGGAGTCGTAGCGCTGCGGGACTTCAACCTCACCGTCCTCCCGGGAACGGTCACGGCTCTCGTCGGAGAGAATGGCGCCGGCAAGTCAACCGTGGTCAGGGTTCTTTCCGGTGCTGAACGCCCAAGCCACGGGACAGTGGAAGTCGGCGGTCAGGACACCACTGGGCAGGGTCCGGCCCGGGCTCGGCGCGCTGGCGTCCGGGTGGTTCACCAGGAGCTTTTGACGGTGCCTGCCATGACAGCGCTGGACAACGTCTTCCTTGGCCAGCCGATCCTTCGATTCGGCACTCTCTTCGATACGAGGCGGATGCAACGCCGCTATGCCGAGCTGGCGGCGATGCTGGATGTTCGGATCCCCGCAAATAAGTCGGCACGAGCGTTGTCGGTTGCCGAGGCCCAAAGCTTGGAGATCATGCGCGCCCTTCAGGGTAAGGCGAAGGTGCTCGTGCTTGACGAGCCTACGGCTTCGATCCCCCTGGGCGAACGCCGAAGGCTCTACGAGATCGTTCGCGAACTGAAGAGGCGTGGCGTGGCGATCATCTACATTTCCCACGACCTCGACGAAGTCCTCGATGTCAGCGATACAGTCGCCGTACTGCGTGGCGGTGTGAAGATCGACGAGAAGCCGGCCGACGGGTGGACGAAGCCCGCTCTTATACGCGCGATGCTTGGTCGAACACCTCAGGCCGGCATCAAAGGCGGCGCAGGCCAACTCCCTTTGCGGAGCAACGAGCCTGCGCTCGAAGTCCAGCGGCTGCGCGTCTCTCCCCAGTCGGCCGAACTTAACTTCTCGGTACAGCGGGGCGAGATCGTCGGTCTGGCAGGGCTCGTGGGCTCGGGTCGCTCGACGATTCTGGCTTGCTTGGCAGGGCTGCGCGGCCCCTCTGCAGGCACCCTTCGGGTGTCGGGGCAGGCTGTGAGGTGGCCCGGGAGCCCGGCTGCGGCGCGACGGTGCGGGATAGTGCTTGCGCCGGAGGACCGCAAGCATCAGGGCCTCGTGCTCAGCCTTCCGACTGCGGACAACCTCGACCTTCCGACGATGCGCACTTCAAGCCGGTTCTTCATCAGGTCCGACCGAGAGGCACTAAAGCGCGCGGCTTCTTCGGCGGCCCAGGTCGGGCTCCCGTCGATAATGTTGCGCCGGCGCGCGCTGAATCTCTCCGGAGGGAATCAGCAAAAGGCGGTCCTGGGCAAGTGGATCTCGGAAGGGGCCCCGGTTTTCCTTGTGGACGAACCGACCCGTGGTGTCGATGTCGGGGCTAAGCAGGAGATCTACTCGGTGCTCAGGAAGTTGGCCGACACGGGCGCGGCCGTGATCTTCGTTTCCTCTGAACTTGAAGAGGTCCTTGAGCACTCCGATCGGGTCCTAGCCGTGCGGAACGGCGCAATCGTTCGGGACTTCGGCTACTCCGTACCCGATTCGCACACCCTCCTGGCGGCCCTCTTCGGACAGGACCCGGAACCTGAGGCGTCCCCGGCTGAGAACGAAATCGCGCCCTCAAGGGCAAATGAAAGGACGAGCAAATGA
- a CDS encoding ABC transporter permease: protein MTPQTAPAPNEPRSILARLSTGSRSVGLRYGMVLLLAILVVGVSTAESSFLTQSNLLNLALQWAPVAIMAVPMTLVVIAGGFDLSVGGTYAAACVLYAYLGTGGHWGSSEALLVCAAMGAVIGLINGLLITVLDVNPFVATLGTGYIVRGLALVATGGIPVIMTTTSFTNLGSDSVGGVPIPVWILLASLVVGAFVLSRTVYGKQIYAVGGGEEASRLSGLKTRTLRTSTYALAGVAAGVSGAIIASRLSTGDSTIGAGIELQVITVVLAGGIALSGGEGAMWRAAVGLGVLAVLGNAFDLMQLSTFWQSVVTGAVLIAAIALDRFGKRQGLADQTTPTMFISTSSGDGFTAPGDRSTAPSSNEGPNPTDKELV from the coding sequence ATGACACCCCAGACGGCTCCGGCGCCCAACGAACCACGCAGCATCTTGGCCCGTCTTTCGACAGGGTCGCGAAGTGTCGGCCTCCGCTACGGCATGGTCCTTCTCCTGGCTATTTTGGTTGTCGGGGTCAGTACTGCGGAGAGTTCCTTCCTCACGCAGAGCAACCTGCTCAATCTTGCCCTCCAGTGGGCGCCGGTCGCCATCATGGCCGTGCCGATGACCCTGGTCGTCATTGCTGGAGGGTTCGATCTTTCGGTCGGCGGGACCTATGCCGCCGCCTGTGTCCTCTATGCGTATCTCGGAACTGGCGGACACTGGGGCAGCTCTGAAGCGCTGCTGGTTTGCGCCGCCATGGGCGCCGTGATCGGCCTCATCAACGGCTTGCTCATCACGGTCCTCGACGTCAACCCCTTTGTCGCAACGCTCGGAACCGGGTACATCGTTCGCGGCCTCGCGCTCGTAGCGACGGGAGGAATCCCGGTGATCATGACCACCACGAGCTTCACGAACCTGGGGTCCGACTCGGTCGGCGGGGTTCCCATTCCGGTGTGGATCCTGCTCGCCTCCCTTGTCGTAGGCGCATTTGTCCTCTCACGTACCGTCTACGGCAAGCAGATCTACGCGGTCGGCGGAGGCGAGGAAGCAAGTCGGCTTTCAGGATTGAAGACGCGAACGCTGCGAACGAGCACCTACGCTCTGGCCGGCGTCGCAGCAGGAGTCAGCGGCGCCATCATCGCCTCCCGCCTGTCTACAGGTGACTCGACAATTGGCGCAGGGATCGAATTGCAAGTGATCACCGTGGTCCTGGCCGGAGGCATCGCACTCTCGGGCGGCGAGGGAGCTATGTGGCGCGCCGCGGTCGGGCTCGGAGTCTTGGCCGTCCTGGGCAACGCCTTCGACCTCATGCAGCTCTCCACCTTCTGGCAATCGGTTGTGACCGGAGCGGTACTGATCGCCGCCATTGCGCTGGACAGGTTCGGCAAGCGTCAGGGCCTGGCTGACCAGACGACGCCGACGATGTTTATCTCGACGTCTTCCGGGGACGGTTTCACTGCCCCGGGCGACCGAAGCACAGCGCCCTCGTCGAACGAGGGTCCCAACCCAACAGACAAGGAGCTGGTCTAA
- a CDS encoding fumarylacetoacetate hydrolase family protein has protein sequence MRLANVNNRAVLVAAVDNRGLDVANASGGKFGPGLMSVYENWDSFLEWAGTANLDNPDTHFQRSELGSPSPTPRQIVAVGLNYSEHAAESGFKVPDSLPPIFTKFVSSLTGPDATVALPKGGNVDWEVELVVVIGRAAKDVREEDAWTFVAGLSVGQDISERRSQLHGQLPQFSLGKSFPNFSPVGPWLVTPDELDDENDLELGCEIDGEVVQLGRTRDLVFSVTALIAKLTKTITLFPGDLIFTGTPAGVGLGRDPQRFLQPGESLRSWVKGIGELHQTFAAD, from the coding sequence ATGAGACTTGCCAATGTGAACAACCGGGCCGTCCTCGTTGCGGCGGTTGACAACCGAGGTCTCGACGTAGCGAATGCGAGCGGCGGCAAGTTCGGACCCGGGTTGATGTCCGTCTACGAGAACTGGGACAGCTTTCTCGAATGGGCCGGCACCGCGAATCTCGACAACCCCGACACGCACTTTCAGCGCAGTGAGCTTGGCAGCCCGTCGCCTACCCCCCGACAGATCGTTGCAGTCGGGTTGAATTACAGCGAGCATGCAGCCGAGTCCGGGTTCAAGGTACCCGATTCGCTACCGCCGATCTTCACCAAGTTCGTGTCCAGCCTAACTGGCCCTGACGCGACGGTCGCGCTTCCGAAGGGTGGAAACGTCGATTGGGAAGTCGAGCTGGTTGTCGTTATCGGGCGCGCCGCCAAGGACGTGCGCGAGGAAGATGCGTGGACCTTCGTAGCAGGCCTCAGCGTCGGCCAGGACATATCGGAGCGCAGATCTCAGCTGCATGGACAGTTGCCACAGTTCAGCCTGGGAAAGTCCTTCCCGAACTTTTCTCCCGTCGGCCCGTGGTTGGTCACGCCCGATGAGTTGGACGACGAGAACGATCTGGAACTCGGCTGCGAGATCGACGGTGAGGTCGTCCAGCTGGGCCGAACCCGTGACCTCGTGTTCTCCGTGACGGCACTGATCGCAAAGCTGACAAAGACGATCACGCTGTTTCCCGGCGACTTGATTTTCACCGGCACGCCGGCCGGGGTCGGGCTCGGCCGAGATCCGCAGCGGTTCTTGCAACCTGGCGAATCCCTGCGGTCGTGGGTGAAGGGGATCGGAGAGCTTCACCAGACCTTCGCTGCCGACTGA
- a CDS encoding tautomerase family protein, which produces MPMIDIYAAVGTFADTAKLAQDAAATVMAVEKVPDIPMFRKNTAAFVHELPAGTIANVDGEDNYVRVQVLTNSGALDREKQLSVVRQLTDLVAASAGDGSLSERTWVLITEAPEGGWGLWGHAHLNSELVAAARAEIAKLQA; this is translated from the coding sequence ATGCCCATGATCGATATCTACGCTGCCGTCGGCACCTTCGCCGACACCGCCAAGCTCGCCCAGGACGCCGCCGCGACCGTGATGGCGGTCGAGAAGGTCCCAGACATCCCCATGTTCCGGAAGAACACCGCGGCCTTCGTGCACGAGCTGCCCGCCGGGACGATCGCGAACGTCGACGGCGAGGACAACTACGTTCGCGTTCAGGTACTCACGAACTCGGGCGCGCTGGACCGCGAGAAGCAGCTCTCCGTCGTCCGTCAACTCACGGACCTTGTCGCGGCGTCAGCCGGTGACGGGTCCTTGAGCGAGCGAACCTGGGTTCTCATCACCGAAGCGCCAGAGGGCGGCTGGGGCCTGTGGGGCCACGCCCACCTCAACAGCGAGCTGGTCGCCGCCGCCCGGGCGGAGATCGCCAAGCTGCAGGCCTGA
- a CDS encoding MBL fold metallo-hydrolase, with protein MSTSPLSIDVYVSPMRPYECPDQLGEGEVATWAPMSCTLISGATEGILIDAMLTFGNANEIAAWAKGFGKNITGIYITHGHSDHWLGLARLLEHFPEARGYAAPEVAGRAAWEVEFNKATKYWTSRFPGELPEPPVVPEVLENDEILVDGQVVKVIHVGQGDVEGSTIFHVPSSEAVICGDVVYNNVHMMMYEADEAKREAWIASIDAVAALNPKIVVAGHKSVGAPDLPRNLSASQQYLRDFTAVANRGGTVDDLVHGMLDLHGERDQPHTLWISARAEVARRA; from the coding sequence ATGAGCACGAGTCCTCTCTCGATTGACGTTTACGTCAGTCCCATGCGCCCGTATGAGTGTCCTGATCAGCTCGGTGAGGGGGAGGTGGCCACTTGGGCCCCGATGAGCTGCACGCTGATCTCGGGCGCGACTGAGGGGATCCTGATCGACGCCATGCTTACCTTCGGCAATGCCAATGAGATCGCCGCTTGGGCCAAAGGTTTCGGCAAGAACATCACCGGCATCTACATCACCCACGGACACTCGGATCACTGGCTCGGCCTCGCGCGGCTCCTCGAGCATTTCCCTGAGGCGCGCGGCTACGCTGCTCCTGAAGTCGCTGGTCGAGCTGCGTGGGAAGTGGAGTTCAACAAAGCCACGAAGTACTGGACGTCGCGTTTCCCGGGGGAGCTCCCCGAGCCCCCGGTCGTCCCTGAGGTGCTGGAGAACGACGAGATCCTCGTCGACGGCCAGGTCGTCAAGGTCATCCACGTTGGGCAAGGCGACGTGGAGGGCTCGACGATCTTCCACGTCCCGTCGTCGGAGGCGGTCATCTGCGGCGACGTCGTCTACAACAACGTTCACATGATGATGTACGAAGCCGACGAGGCGAAGCGTGAGGCCTGGATTGCAAGCATCGACGCGGTCGCCGCACTGAACCCGAAGATCGTGGTTGCCGGTCACAAGAGCGTGGGTGCTCCGGATCTGCCCAGGAACCTTTCGGCAAGCCAGCAGTACCTGCGAGACTTCACCGCCGTTGCGAACCGTGGCGGCACCGTCGACGATCTCGTCCACGGCATGCTCGATCTGCACGGCGAACGCGACCAGCCGCACACGCTATGGATTTCAGCCCGAGCGGAAGTCGCCCGCCGAGCCTGA
- a CDS encoding aldo/keto reductase, whose amino-acid sequence MLGRALRGRRDEMVIATKSNASSGSASMTGCHAGTSLPRSEESLRRLQANSIDLYYAHDIDPDTPPEQTPAVYDDLIRQGKIRYVGLSNRPAWQVTRALWIADDHRPQAPVAAQVKHDLIDSDYGFALPVFEVDPAIRQ is encoded by the coding sequence ATCCTCGGCCGTGCCCTGCGCGGACGCCGTGACGAGATGGTGATCGCCACCAAGTCCAATGCATCGTCGGGCTCGGCGTCAATGACCGGCTGTCACGCCGGCACATCACTACCCAGGTCGGAGGAGAGCCTACGGCGCTTGCAGGCAAATTCCATCGATCTCTACTACGCCCACGACATCGACCCGGACACCCCGCCGGAACAGACACCGGCGGTCTATGACGACCTGATCCGGCAAGGAAAGATCCGATACGTCGGACTATCCAACCGCCCGGCCTGGCAGGTCACCCGCGCGCTGTGGATCGCTGACGACCACCGCCCGCAAGCTCCCGTAGCCGCGCAGGTGAAGCACGACCTCATCGACAGCGACTATGGCTTCGCGCTTCCGGTCTTCGAGGTTGACCCGGCGATCCGCCAGTAA
- a CDS encoding aldo/keto reductase, with product MTEALWIADHRRLVSAPVAAQVMYSLLDRSAENELGAACVRFGLSIIPYAPLHGGILADLSVLDRPIAGGKRYGGPGYSEAEIAVARQLDQLAREWGLGMQQVSLAWLLSRPAVASVIVGAEMADELRANSAAADVELTQEQLDAVSALTASTSS from the coding sequence ATGACCGAGGCCCTGTGGATCGCCGATCACCGCCGGCTGGTCTCCGCCCCCGTTGCCGCGCAGGTGATGTACAGCCTCCTGGACCGAAGCGCCGAAAACGAGCTCGGCGCCGCCTGCGTGAGGTTCGGTCTGTCGATCATTCCCTATGCGCCGCTGCACGGCGGTATCCTTGCCGACCTGTCGGTCCTGGACCGGCCGATCGCCGGAGGCAAGCGCTACGGCGGGCCCGGATACTCCGAAGCAGAGATCGCCGTCGCCCGCCAACTCGACCAACTGGCCCGCGAGTGGGGGCTGGGGATGCAGCAGGTCTCGCTGGCCTGGCTATTGTCCCGCCCGGCTGTGGCATCGGTGATCGTCGGAGCAGAGATGGCCGACGAGCTCCGCGCCAACTCCGCCGCAGCAGACGTCGAGCTCACCCAGGAACAGTTGGATGCGGTCTCGGCACTGACCGCCTCGACCTCGTCCTGA
- a CDS encoding aldo/keto reductase gives MKYSVLGPTGVRVSRICVGTATFGVAPSAHEADDVVGTALDLGINFFDTADVYGSTSTFDRPGAPPAAERESAEEILGRSLAGRRDEVVLATKSGEWRFDPDAGLSRRYIIQQVDQSLRRLSTDRIDLYYAHFPDPNTPLEQTLGVYDDLIRQGKLRGMSLCPITRPGR, from the coding sequence ATGAAGTATTCCGTTCTCGGCCCGACCGGCGTGCGCGTGTCCCGCATCTGCGTGGGCACGGCGACCTTCGGAGTGGCACCGAGCGCACACGAAGCCGATGACGTCGTGGGGACGGCCCTGGATCTGGGTATCAACTTCTTCGACACCGCGGATGTCTACGGCTCGACGTCGACGTTCGACCGCCCCGGCGCTCCGCCGGCCGCAGAGCGGGAGTCTGCCGAGGAGATCCTCGGCCGCTCCCTCGCCGGTCGGCGGGATGAGGTGGTGCTGGCGACCAAGTCGGGGGAGTGGAGGTTCGATCCGGATGCCGGTCTTTCGCGCCGCTACATCATCCAACAGGTCGACCAGAGCCTGCGCCGGCTGAGCACTGACCGCATCGACCTCTATTACGCGCATTTCCCGGATCCGAACACCCCCCTCGAGCAGACACTTGGGGTCTACGACGATCTGATCCGGCAGGGGAAGCTGCGCGGTATGTCGCTTTGTCCAATCACACGGCCTGGCAGATGA